A stretch of DNA from Micromonospora sp. WMMD1155:
GAAGTCTAGCCACGCACCGGCACACCAGCGGAGGGACCACTCGGACGGGTGGTCCCTCCGCCGCGTCCCGCCGGGCGCCCGCATGTCGGCAATCCGTCGTTGTCCGGGTGTCGGGCCACTCCGTAGCGTCGCGGCTACGTATCGATGCCCGGCGGGAGGACCCCTCGTGACCGAACTCGTCGCTCCGCAGTTCGTCGTGAACAGCAGGATGATCTACTTCGGTTGGCTTCCGGCCGACCCCGACGCGGTGGCCGCCCTGGTGCCCGACGGGCTCACCCGGCGCCGAACCGCCAGGTCTTCATGAACCAGTACGTCGTCGACGACGCCGGGCAGACCTCCGGCTTCGGCGCGTACTCCCTGACGTACATCGGACCGGATCTTTTCGGGGTGGACGCCCCCGACGGTGTGACGCCCGGTCGCTGGTGGACCCACTACGTCAATTCCAGCCCGGTCGTCCGGGCCTACGCCACCGCCCGCGGCGTTCCGGCAACCCCGGGAAACACCACCATCGAGGTACGCGGACAGCGGCTGGTCGCCACCACCGAGGCGGACGGCGTACCCGTGATCCGGACGACGGCCCGCGTCGGGCGCACCGGTGACGCCGTCAACCAGGGCCAGTTGCGCGCCTCGTTCGCCTACCCGGGCGGCGAGTCGGTGCTCGACTGACGGGATCACCCCGGTCAGGGGTTGATCAGTCTCCACTCGCCTTCGGAGACGACGTCGACGCTGCCACCGACCACAGTGATGGCGGTGTCGTCGTCGATGGCGTACGTCGGGACCGGGATTCCGGACGCCCACTCCTGGATGGTCGGCAGGTCGGTGTCCTCCATGTCCGGATGGTTGAGGTGGGGGTACAGCGTGAAGTCCACCAGCCCCAGCGCCCGGTCGGCGTCCTTCGCCATGTCGCTGCCGTCCGGGACGAACCCGAGATCGAATTCGGCGTCGCAGTTGTACGGGGTGACCGCGATGCTCCCGGCGCTGACCCCCACGTAGACCGTGTCGCTCAGCGACGGCAGGAGGTCGGCCAGGCCCGACCGGCGCATCCAGTAGGTCAGGTAGAGCACGTCGCCGCCCCAGACGAGGAGGGCGTCGGCCTGCCGGACCGCCGGCACCCAGTTCTCCTCTCGGATGGTCGGCAGCGCGGTGAGCTCCAGCAACCCCAGGGACTTCCAACCCAGCTGGCACAGCGGGATGTCGGCGCGGCCGTGAACCGCCTTCCACGCCCTCTCGGCTCCGCCGGGGAAGGGGTGGACGGCGGTGGGGATGAACAGGGCCGTGGACTCGGCGATCGGCTTGCCCAGCAGGTCGACGAGGGCGGCGGAGATGCTCGGGTTGCTGATGCCCCCCGACGTGAGAAGGAACTTCATGAAAATCCGCCCGTTCTCCGAGTGATCCGTACTCGGCGTCCGTGCGGCCACGGCACACCGCGACACGGTCCTGCTTGGGACGGTGCGGGGCGCGCCGCACCTCTATGAGATGCCGTTCCGGCTCGCCGCCGGCTCTGCCGTCCTTCCGTTCGTCACCCGCCGTAGCGCCCACTCCGCCGGCCCGTACCGGTGATGACGCAGCCACCACGCGCTCACCGTAAGCTGCGCCGCGAAGATCAGCAATGCCAGACCGGTCGTCCCCACCGGCGACACCCTCCCGGCCAGGCCGAGCCCGATCCCGCTGAAGATGAGCAGCCCCAGCAGCGATTGCCCCAGATAGTTGGTGAGCGCGATCCGCCCCGCCGGTGCCAGGGCCGACCGCACGAACCCGAACCGCGGGCCGTGCATCATCCGCAGCAGCGTGGCCACGTACGCGGCTGTCAGCAGCGGCGCGGTCGCCGCGCTCACACCCACGGCCAGTGGCTCGCCGTTGCCGCCGCCCAGCGCGTACGCCACGCCGCCCGCGATACCCACGGGGAAGCCGATCCACTGGATCCGCCGCAGCACCGGCTCGTGACCGCTGACACCGGCGAGGAGCCGCCGTCGGCCGGCAACCATGCCGAGCAGGAACATCGCCAGCGCCGTCGGCCCCTGGAACGTCGCGGACTGCAGCACCAGAAAGGGGAGCCCGGAGAGGTGGTGGCCGATGACGTCGCTCCATCCGCCGAGCATCGCGGCCGTCGCCTTCTCGGCGTTGGTCAGTGCCTCGGCTCGGGTCGGCAGGAACGCGGAGGAGTTCACGAGAAGCCCGCTGGCCAGCAGGCTCATCAGCACGATCCCGTAGAGCACGCCGGCGACGCGCAGCGCCGTCCGGTCGCGGACCCGGCGCATCGCGAGCAGGACCAAACAGACCACCGCGTACGTCATCAGGATGTCGCCGCCGTACAGGAGCGCGGTGTGCAGGGCGCCGAGGATGAACAGGCCGGCGATCCGGCGCAGCATCCGCGGCCCGAACGCGGCGCCCGCGCGCCCAGCCGCCTCCATCTGCAGGGTGAAGCTGTATCCGAAGAGGAACGAGAAGAGGATGTAGAACTTCATGTCGACGAACACCGCGGACAGGAACCGCGCCGCATCGTCGAGGACCGACGAGAACGCCGGGTCCGTGATCAGGTTGCCCGGGTAACCGGAGGCCATGAAGGTGATGTTCACGACGAAGATCCCGAGCAGCGCGAAGCCCCGCAGCGCGTCGAGGTCGTGCAGGCGCTGCCCGGCTCTCGACGGGCTCGCCGTGGCGCCGATGGTGCCCGCTGACACGTCCATATGCTTTTCTCCCCGTCCGGCCCGACGACAGCTTTAATGTACAGGAGATACTATCCATGGGACACAATATGCCGTCAATGGCCGACGACGTGCCCGCCGACCTGGCGCGACTCTGGCGACTGCCGACATCCGCACGCCGTGGCCGGCCCGCCGAACTCGATGTCGAGCGGGTCGTCGGCGCTGCGGTGGACCTGGCGGACCACGAGGGCCTGGACGGGGTGACCCTGCAGAAGGTCGCGCAGACTCTCGGCTTCACCAAGATGTCGCTCTATCGGCACGTGGGCTCGAAGGAGGAACTCGTCGAACTGATGACCGACCACGCCACCGGGCCCGCCCCCCGGCTGGAAGCGGACAACTGGCGTGACGGCGTCCATCGCTGGGCGGCGGCGATCCGCGCCCGATACGCCGAACACCCGTGGCTCGTGGAGGTGCCGATCGCCGGCCCACCCCGAGGGCCGAACGCCATCGGCTGGATGGACGCGTTCCTGCGGGTCCTTCGCGACACCGGCCTGCAGCCGAGGACGAAGGCAGGCGTACTCGTCGTCGTCAGCGGTTACGTGCGCAACGCGATCCTGCAGGGCCGGCAGATGGCGGAGGGCCGCAGCGGCACCGGGCTGAGTCAGGCCGACGTCGAGGAGAACTACGGCCGCGCCCTCGCCGCGCTCGTCCGCCCGGAGCGCTTCCCCGAGGCCGCGCCGCTGTTCGCGGCGGGCGCGTTCGAGAGCGAACCGGGCGAGGACCCACAGGACCAGGACTTCACCTTCGGCCTCAACCTGATCCTCGACGGCGTCGAGGCCGCCATCGCGCGGCGCACTTCCTGAACCGCAGCACGCAGTCGTGCACCGAAACCCGGTTCGGCCTCACGTTATTCGAGTGATCCGCGACGCGCCGCTGTCGGCGTCGGTGAAGCCGCCGCCGGGCGGCACGGGTTGTCAGCTCGGCGGGGGCGGGCATTCCAGGACCGCGATCGAGTTTCCGGCGAACAGCCCCAGGTGCGGGTGCCCGGAGAAGATCTGCACCGCCTCGTCGTGCGAGCCCGCCTCGACGATGGTGTAGCCGGTCAGAGAGTCGGTGACGTCCTCGACACCCTGCGCGGTGACCAGCTTCTTCGCGTTCAGCGGAGCACCCGGGTCGATGATGGCCTTCTCGTTGGCCTGCGCCCACGACGCCCAGGCGTTGATGAACTCGGTCTGCTGCTGTTCGGTGAGGTCGGCCTTGCCGGCCTCGTCAGCCGCGCCGTGGAACAGCGCGAGGAATCTGCCCATCCCCGCATCGTATTGGACGGCTGTCCCCTGCAGCCGGGAGCGGAGGCTGCCCGGTAGTCGCCAGCCGTGCCAGGCGGGTGGTGATCGCTCCGACCGTCAGGCCGCGCCGAGGCCGTTCATGAAGGTGGCTACGACGAGGTCGGCGGCTTGCGGTGGCGTCAGGGTCGGGAACTGGTGGGCGGCGGCGTCGACGAGTTGGTCGAGGACCGTTCGCGCCCAGGTCATG
This window harbors:
- a CDS encoding Type 1 glutamine amidotransferase-like domain-containing protein, which gives rise to MKFLLTSGGISNPSISAALVDLLGKPIAESTALFIPTAVHPFPGGAERAWKAVHGRADIPLCQLGWKSLGLLELTALPTIREENWVPAVRQADALLVWGGDVLYLTYWMRRSGLADLLPSLSDTVYVGVSAGSIAVTPYNCDAEFDLGFVPDGSDMAKDADRALGLVDFTLYPHLNHPDMEDTDLPTIQEWASGIPVPTYAIDDDTAITVVGGSVDVVSEGEWRLINP
- a CDS encoding DUF418 domain-containing protein; its protein translation is MDVSAGTIGATASPSRAGQRLHDLDALRGFALLGIFVVNITFMASGYPGNLITDPAFSSVLDDAARFLSAVFVDMKFYILFSFLFGYSFTLQMEAAGRAGAAFGPRMLRRIAGLFILGALHTALLYGGDILMTYAVVCLVLLAMRRVRDRTALRVAGVLYGIVLMSLLASGLLVNSSAFLPTRAEALTNAEKATAAMLGGWSDVIGHHLSGLPFLVLQSATFQGPTALAMFLLGMVAGRRRLLAGVSGHEPVLRRIQWIGFPVGIAGGVAYALGGGNGEPLAVGVSAATAPLLTAAYVATLLRMMHGPRFGFVRSALAPAGRIALTNYLGQSLLGLLIFSGIGLGLAGRVSPVGTTGLALLIFAAQLTVSAWWLRHHRYGPAEWALRRVTNGRTAEPAASRNGIS
- a CDS encoding TetR/AcrR family transcriptional regulator, whose protein sequence is MADDVPADLARLWRLPTSARRGRPAELDVERVVGAAVDLADHEGLDGVTLQKVAQTLGFTKMSLYRHVGSKEELVELMTDHATGPAPRLEADNWRDGVHRWAAAIRARYAEHPWLVEVPIAGPPRGPNAIGWMDAFLRVLRDTGLQPRTKAGVLVVVSGYVRNAILQGRQMAEGRSGTGLSQADVEENYGRALAALVRPERFPEAAPLFAAGAFESEPGEDPQDQDFTFGLNLILDGVEAAIARRTS